From Deinococcus malanensis:
AGTCCTACCGTGTGCAGGCAGGGAGAAAGGTCAGCCTGTCGAACTGGTCTACGAATGATCACGCTGGCCTGACCAAGGAAGGCAGCCAGGTCCTGATGGCTCCTCTTCTGGAAGAACTGGCAGAGTGGCAGGAGCGCCTCTATGCCGAAAGCCAGCAGGCCCTGCTTATCGTCTTGCAGGCACGTGACGCGGGTGGTAAGGACGGTGTGGTCAAAAAGGTGATCGGCGCTTTTAATCCCAATGGCGTCCGGATCTCCAATTTCAAGATTCCAAGCGAGGAAGAGCGTGCCCACGACTTCCTGTGGCGTATTCATGCCCAGGCACCCCGACAAGGCATGATCGGGGTGTTTAATCGCAGCCACTACGAGGACGCTCTGGTGACTCGCGTTTATAATCTCATTGATGTAGCCACGGCTGAGCAGCGACTCAAGCACATTCGTCATTTCGAGGAGATGCTCAGCAGCAGCGGCACAAGAATCCTGAAGTTCTACCTGCACATCAGCCGGGACGAGCAGAAGAGGCGGCTGCAGGCGCGCCTGGATGTCCCGGAGAAAAACTGGAAGTTCAACCCTGGTGACCTCAAGGACCGTGAACACTGGGAACAGTTCACCGAAGCTTATGAGGCTGCGCTTGGTACCAGCACGGAGCAGGCACCCTGGTTCGTTATTCCGGCAGACCGGAAATGGTTCCGGGACCTTCTGATCAGCACCATTATTCTGGAA
This genomic window contains:
- a CDS encoding polyphosphate kinase 2 family protein, whose translation is MNPESYRVQAGRKVSLSNWSTNDHAGLTKEGSQVLMAPLLEELAEWQERLYAESQQALLIVLQARDAGGKDGVVKKVIGAFNPNGVRISNFKIPSEEERAHDFLWRIHAQAPRQGMIGVFNRSHYEDALVTRVYNLIDVATAEQRLKHIRHFEEMLSSSGTRILKFYLHISRDEQKRRLQARLDVPEKNWKFNPGDLKDREHWEQFTEAYEAALGTSTEQAPWFVIPADRKWFRDLLISTIILETLKAMNPQYPSITYDPRTIHIQ